Proteins encoded in a region of the Flavobacterium sp. PMTSA4 genome:
- a CDS encoding tyrosine-type recombinase/integrase translates to MEKKIQLVIQLLEIKRYSASSIKSYINALRQFLKSFEGQDIDKLKISQIENYINQQVTINNISISYQKQLVAAIKFYYNGVLQKNYKLDYLYPDRAEHKLPILLTQQEVKQLVENTQNLKHKAILATIYSAGLRVSELTNLKIQDINSTKMVITIRNSKNKKDRTVMLSQKLLDLLRNYFLQYKPTNYLFEGANNSQYAVRSVQQILKNQLKAAKIIKKATVHTLRHSFATHLLENGTDIRFVQELLGHNNIKTTMIYTQLTDITKRKIVSPFDSF, encoded by the coding sequence ATGGAAAAAAAAATTCAACTTGTAATTCAGTTACTTGAAATAAAAAGATACAGCGCCTCGTCCATCAAGTCCTATATAAATGCATTGCGTCAATTTTTAAAAAGTTTTGAAGGTCAGGATATCGATAAGCTAAAAATTTCTCAAATCGAAAACTACATCAACCAGCAAGTAACTATCAACAACATTTCTATTTCCTACCAAAAACAACTTGTAGCTGCTATTAAATTTTATTACAACGGTGTCCTCCAAAAAAATTACAAACTCGATTATCTTTATCCCGACAGAGCCGAGCACAAATTACCCATTCTTTTAACACAACAAGAAGTAAAACAACTAGTAGAAAACACCCAAAACCTCAAACACAAAGCAATACTTGCTACAATCTATAGCGCAGGGCTAAGAGTATCTGAACTAACTAACCTAAAAATACAAGACATTAACTCCACCAAAATGGTGATAACCATTCGCAATAGCAAAAACAAAAAAGATAGAACAGTAATGCTCTCTCAAAAACTACTCGATTTACTTCGAAATTATTTCCTCCAATACAAACCCACCAATTACCTATTTGAAGGCGCTAATAATTCTCAATACGCTGTGCGCAGTGTACAACAAATTTTAAAAAATCAACTCAAAGCGGCAAAAATTATAAAAAAAGCAACCGTCCATACACTCCGTCATAGCTTTGCTACACATCTTCTAGAAAACGGAACCGACATACGCTTTGTCCAAGAACTCCTCGGACACAATAACATTAAAACCACAATGATATATACACAGCTAACCGATATCACCAAGCGAAAAATTGTAAGCCCTTTTGATAGTTTTTAA